The sequence CTTCGCGTATGAGGAAGAAGGGATACCGGTTCTGGACGACATGAACTTCACAGTGGAACCCGGGCAGACAGCTGCACTTGTCGGGATGAGCGGCGGGGGGAAATCGACGATTGTCAGCCTGATCCCCCGGTTCTATGATGTCACAGCCGGTGCCATCAAGATTGACGGCATTGACATCCGGGATATCCAGACGAAATCGCTCCGAGACCAGATCGGCATGGTGCTGCAGGACAGTATACTGTTCAGTGATTCCGTCCGCAGCAATATTATGATGGGGAACCCGGATGCGACGGAAGAAGAAGTGATCGCAGCCGCGAAAGCTGCAAACGCCCATGAGTTCATCATGGAGCTGCCGGAAGGGTATGACACGGAAGTCGGCGAGCGGGGTGTGAAACTGTCAGGTGGCCAGAAGCAGCGCCTGTCGATCGCCCGTGTGTTTCTGAAAGACCCGCCGATGCTCATACTGGACGAAGCAACGTCAGCGCTCGACCTGGAAAGTGAGGCACTTATCCAGGAATCGCTCAGCCGGCTCGCGCACAACAGGACGACGATCATCGTCGCCCATCGGCTTTCCACCATCACCCATGCTGACAAAATACTCGTCATCAGTCATGGGGAGCTGAAAGAACAGGGGACGCATGCCGAGCTGATGAATAAGCAAGGCACCTATTACGATCTCTTCAAAGTACAATCCGTTTAACCGTAGCAGACAGCAGGAGAATGCTCCCTCGCTGTCTGTTTTTTTTGATTGCTTTGAAAATTACCTTGATTTGAGATTAAAAAACCGTATAATACTGAATAGATGTTATTTTAAGAAAAATAGTATTGGGGTGGAAGATGTCATGGGGGAACGAAAGAAAGTCTTGGATGTGAAAGACTTGCAGACCACTTTTTTCACCGACTCAGGGGAGATTCCTGCGGTGGACCACGTCGATTTCCATGTGAAAGAAGGCGAAGTTCTCGGAATCGTAGGGGAATCCGGGTGCGGGAAAAGCGTGACATCGCTGTCAGTAATGGGATTGGTGCCGAGCCCGCCCGGCAAGATCACAGGCGGGGAAATACTATTCCAAGGTAGCGACCTGCTTGCGAAAAGCGAAAAAGAGATGCGCTCCATCCGGGGGAACGATATCGCAATGATTTTCCAGGAGCCGATGACTTCGCTCAATCCGCTGTTTACGATCGGCAACCAGATGTCCGAAGCGATTCTCATCCATGAAAAGAAATGGTCGAAAAAGAAAGCGAGAGCCCGTGCGGTCGAAATGCTGAAATTGGTGGGGCTGCCGCGGGCGGACGAATTGATCGACGAGTATCCGCATCAGTTGTCCGGAGGTATGCGGCAGCGTGTCATGATCGCCATGGCACTGGTTTGTGATCCGAAACTTCTCATAGCGGATGAACCGACAACGGCACTTGATGTGACCATCCAGGCGCAGATTCTGAAGCTCATGAAAGACCTGAACACCCGGCTGGACACGGCCATCATGCTGATTACACATGATCTCGGCGTTGTTGCGGAAACTTGCCAGCGCGTCATCGTCATGTATGCCGGCCAGGTGATCGAAGAAGCGCCGGTCAAGACGATTTTCGATAATCCGCAGCATCCATACACCAAGGGGCTGATTCAGTCCGTTCCGGATATGCGGTATAAGAAGGATCGGCTGTTCTCGATTCCGGGGAATGTCCCGAAGCCCGGTTCCATACGGCAAGGCTGCAAGTTCGCAGCGCGCTGTGAGTTCGCGTTCGACAGATGTCTGTCGGAAGATCCGGAACTGATCCATACAGAGGCGGCCCATCAGACAAGATGCTTCTTATACAGCGAGGAAGGAGTGAAGGACGATGGAGCAAAAGCCCTTATTGAAAGTTGAAGGACTGAAAAAGTATTTCCCTATTAAGAAAGGGCTGCTCGGGCGGACGGCTGGGTATGTCAAAGCGGTCGATGATATCTCCTTCCATGTGAACAAAGGGGAGACACTCGGTATTGTCGGAGAGAGCGGATGCGGCAAGTCGACGACAGGAAGGGTGCTGATGCGGCTCCTGGAACCGACAGAAGGCACCGTGGAATTCGACGGCCGGGAGCTGACGGATCTGTCTGCCGGCGATATGAGGAAGGTGCGCCGGGATATCCAGATGGTCTTCCAGGATCCTTATGCGTCCCTGAATCCACGCCATACGATCGGCAAGATCCTGGAGGAACCGCTCATCGTACATGGTATTTCCGATGCGAAGGAGCGAAAGAAGACCGTCAACAAGTTCCTCGAGATTGTCGGATTGAGTGCTTACCATGCAAAACGGTATCCGCATCAGTTCAGCGGCGGGCAGCGGCAGCGTGTCGGCATCGCCCGGGCGCTGATGACGAATCCGAAGCTCATCATCGCGGACGAACCGGTTTCCGCCCTGGACGTATCGATCCAGGCGCAAGTGCTGAACCTGATGCAGGATCTGCAGAAGGAATTCGACTTGACGTATATCTTCATCGCCCATGATCTGGGGGTGGTCCGGCACATCAGTGATCGGGTGGGGGTCATGTATCTGGGGAGGATTGTCGAGATTGCACCGAGCGAGCAGCTCTATGCAGAGCCTCTCCATCCATATACCCGGGCGCTGCTGTCAGCCGTACCGATCCCGGACCCGGATTACCAGAAGGAGCAGGTAACCATCGAAGGGGATATCCCAAGTCCTGCTAATCCACCATCAGGCTGTACGTTCCATACCCGCTGTCCGTTCAAGATGGACGTCTGCACAAAAGTTACACCCCAGCTCATGGAGCAACAGAACGGTCATTCTGTCGCCTGTCATCTTTATAGTGAACAGGCCGGCACTGACATAGCATGGAAAGAAAAAGAGATGGAGGGGTCTGTATGAGAAAAGGGAAGTTATGGTCGGCCGCACTCATCATGCTGCTTGTCCTTTCCGCTGCGCTCGCTGCATGCGGAAACGATGACGGCAAAGAGGGGACGGCAAGCGGGGACGGAGAAAAGTCCAGCGGCAAGGAAAAGACGCTGGTCTTCGGCCGGGGTGGGGATTCCACTTCACTCGATCCATCCCGCGTAACAGAAGGGGAGACCTTCAAAGTAACGGTCAACCTGTTTGAAACTCTCGTCAATTTCGGCGAGCAGGATACAACGATCCAGCCGGGGCTGGCGAAAGAATGGGAAACAACCGATGATGGTCTGACGTATACGTTCCACCTTGAAGAAGGCGTCAAGTTCCATGACGGCACCGACTTCAATGCAGATGCAGTCGTCGCGAACTTCGAACGATGGGCAGGCGGGGATGCTGAGAAGTTCCCGTACTACAGTTCCATGTTCGGCGGATTTGAAGGAGACGAGGAAGCGGTCATCGAGTCGGTGACAGCGCAAGACGAGAACACAGTCGTGTTCAAACTGAAACGCCCTCAGGCGCCATTCCTGAAAAACCTGGCAATGAGCATGTTCGCCATCTCAAGTCCTGAGGCATTCGCGAAAGGCGATGACGACTACGAGCGGAATCCGGTCGGTACCGGGCCATTCAAGTTCGTGGAGTGGAAAGCGAACGATTCGATCACAATCGAAAAGAACGAAGACTACTGGCAGGAAGGGCTTCCAAAGCTCGACAAAGTCGTATTCCGTTCCATCCCGGACAATGCAGCACGTCTGAACGCGCTGACTGCCGGCGAGATCGATCTGGCTGACGGCATTAACCCGTCGGATGGTGAAAAGATCGAGAACGATTCAAATCTGCAGTTGTTCGAACGTCCGTCCATGAACGTCGGCTACCTCGGTCTGACGGTCACACGCCCGCCGTTCGATAAGAAAGAAGTACGCCAGGCCATGAACTACGCGATTGATAAGCAGACAATCATCGATTCGTTCTTCGAAGGCCGTGCTGAACTGGCGAAGAACCCAATGCCTTCTTCCATCTCGGGGTACAACGATGAGATAGAAGAATATGAGTATAACCCTGAAAAGGCGAAAGAACTGCTGAAACAGGCAGGACTGGAAGACGGCTTCGAAATGGAACTGTGGGCAATGCCTGTTCCGCGTCCATATATGCCAGACGGCACAAAGGTAGCGGAAGTCATCCAGAGCAACCTTGCAGATGTCGGCATCAAAGCGGAAATCGTCTCGTATGAGTGGGCGACGTACCTCGACAAAGCGAGCAAAGGGGAAGCGGATGCCTTCATGCTCGGCTGGACAGGAGATAACGGCGATGCCGATAACTTCCTGTATGTCCTGCTTGATGAAGACAATATCGGAAGCAACAACTATACGTACTTCAAAAACGATGAAACACACAAACTCTTCCTGGAAGCACAGACGGAAGTGGATGAGGACAAACGGAACGAACTGTATATGAAAGCACAAGAGATCCTTCATGATGAAGCGCCATGGGTGCCGTTGGCTCACTCGACACCATTGCTCGGCGGAGCTGCTGATCTGACTGGTTTCAAACCGCATCCTACAGGTTCCGACTTGCTCTCGAACGTAGATTTCAAGTAAGTTCAGGCTGACAGGCAACAGGGGGGAGGCGATTCGCTTATCCCCCTTTCCTGTTCCTGAAAAGCCAAAAAGAGCCTAAAGGGGTGAAGTGTATGCTCAGTTACATAGGGAAGCGGTTATTCCAGCTCATCCCTGTACTGTTAGGGATGACATTCGTTGTGTTCATGATGATCCGGGCGATACCGGGCAACCCTGCGCAAGTGATACTGGGACAGCAGGCGACACCCGAAGCGGTTGCGGCGCTCAATGCAAAACTCGGGCTGGACCAGCCGTGGTATATCCAGTTCTTCAGTTATCTGAAAGGGATTTTCACGGGTGACCTCGGGGAATCCATGAGAACCCGGCTGCCGGTGGCCGATGAAATCTGGCCGTATCTCGCGGCCACATTGGAACTGGCACTGTTCGCCATGATCGTTGCTGTCGTCATCGGCATCAACGCCGGCATCATCTCCGCATGGTTCCAAAATTCATGGTTCGATTATACAGCGATGATCCTGGCGCTGGTCGGTGTATCCATGCCGATCTTCTGGCTCGGTCTCCTGGGGCAGTGGGCATTCGCCATTGAACTGCAGTGGCTGCCGACCACAGGACGTGAGCAAGTACGCGATCCCGTATCAGCGGTCACCCATCTCTATTTGCTGGATGCCATGCTGAACGGCAGGTTCGACCAGCTGTGGGAAGTATTCAAGCACCTGATCCTTCCGGGACTTGCCCTTGCGACCATCCCGATGGCGATCATCGCACGTATGACCCGTTCCAGCATGCTTGAAGTCATGCGGTCCGATTTTATCCGGACAGCCCGCGCAAAGGGGCAGAAAATGTTCTGGGTCGTCTACAAACACGCTTTGAAAAACGCAATCATTCCAGTGCTGACAATTGTCGGCCTTCAAATGGGGATGCTCCTCGGCGGGGCGATCTTGACAGAAACGATTTTCGCATGGCCGGGGATTGGCCGATATATCTATGACGCCATCAACTACCGTGATTACCCGGTCATCCAATCGGGAATCCTGGTCGTCGCATTCTTCTTCGTCATGATCAACCTCATCGTGGACCTGCTCTACGGTGTGATCGATCCGAGGATTAAGTATGATTGAGGGAGGAGGAATACAACATGTCTGAATTGTCACCGAAGATTGATGGCATCGCAGAAGCGAAGATTGAAAAAGAGTCCGGTCCGTGGCGGGATGCATGGCGGAGTTTCCGGAAGAGTAAAGTGGCGGTTGTCGGAATGGCGGTTGTCATCTTTTTCATCCTGATGGCACTTCTTGCGCCATTCATCGCTCCGCAGGGCATAAACGAACAGAACATGGCTGACCGTCTGCATGCGCCATCAGCGGAGTATTGGTTCGGTACGGATGATTTCGGCAGAGATATCTTCTCCCGTATTATGCACGGCGCCCGGATTTCTCTCGCGGTCGGGTTCTTCTCGGTCATCGGTTCCGTTGTTGTCGGAAGTATACTCGGCATCATTGCCGGCTATTATGGCCGCTGGGTGGATGTGATCATCTCCCGGATCTTCGATATCATGCTCGCATTTCCTTCGATCCTGCTGGCGATTGCCATTGTCGCCGTACTCGGACCGAGCCTGCAGAATGCACTGATTGCCATCGCGACCATCAACGTGCCGAATTTCGGCCGGCTGATCCGATCGAAAGTGCTGAGCATCAAGGAGGATGAATACATCACCTCCGCCAAAGCGATCGGCATGAAGGATGCGCGTATCCTGTTCTCGCACATCCTGCCGAACTCCATGGCACCTGTCATCGTCCAGGGTACACTCGCTGTTGCAACGGCTATCCTGGAAGCGGCTGCGCTCGGTTTCCTCGGGCTTGGAGCGAAAGCACCTTCACCGGAGTGGGGCAAAATGCTTGCTGATTCACGGGATTATCTGCAATCCGCACCGTGGACAATGATCTTTCCGGGTCTCGCCATCATGCTGACGGTCCTCGGGTTCAACTTGATGGGTGACGGACTGCGGGATGCACTCGACCCGAAAATGAAAAGCTGAACAAAAAAGAGCTGCCCTTCGCCGGGGCAGCTCTTTTAATAGATTTCATCTTCGAATTGCGTATTGGCTTCACTCTCATAACGGCGCTGGTAGCTGACGACCAGACTGTCGAGGTGCTCCAGCTGTTCTTCGTAGTTCAAGATGGAAGACAGGATATGCAACAGATAATATGTCGAAAACTCCTCATTCTCCTCTTTCGAAAGAGCGATTTCTTTCAAGAAGATATCCATGACTTCCTGCCGGTGAATGTATTCGTCATGCAATCCGGTCGACAGCTGATCCGATTTCAACTTACCGACAAATTTCAAGTGCAGCTGCTCATGATAGGTGAGCAAAGCATCCAGACGCTCCTGCACCATCATCTTGAAATGGTCCGGCAGTGCAGCCAGTTCGCTCTCGTGCATGAACAATTTACGGAGGACTTGGAGACTCGCATTGGAAGCGACGATCATCTGTCGGTAGATCACCAGTTTGCGCGCTTTGGCATACTGGTTCTTTTTCAGGTAGTACCGTTCTTCCTTATACAGGGCATACAGCTGATCGATTGTCGTCAGCTGATCACGTGAGTTCTCGATGACATTCTTCGTTGCCAGAAAATCGGACGCCTGGCGGCTGGTCAGCCGGATCCACCGGATGATCTCATCCTGCACCTGGTGGATGGACTGGAACAGCTTCACTTCATATTTCGGCGGCACAAACACCAGATTGACCAGGAAGGCTGCCAAGACGCCTATTGTAATAGAGAGTATCCGAAGGCCAGCATATAACAGAAACCCATCGCCTTTGATTT comes from Sporosarcina trichiuri and encodes:
- a CDS encoding ABC transporter ATP-binding protein yields the protein MGERKKVLDVKDLQTTFFTDSGEIPAVDHVDFHVKEGEVLGIVGESGCGKSVTSLSVMGLVPSPPGKITGGEILFQGSDLLAKSEKEMRSIRGNDIAMIFQEPMTSLNPLFTIGNQMSEAILIHEKKWSKKKARARAVEMLKLVGLPRADELIDEYPHQLSGGMRQRVMIAMALVCDPKLLIADEPTTALDVTIQAQILKLMKDLNTRLDTAIMLITHDLGVVAETCQRVIVMYAGQVIEEAPVKTIFDNPQHPYTKGLIQSVPDMRYKKDRLFSIPGNVPKPGSIRQGCKFAARCEFAFDRCLSEDPELIHTEAAHQTRCFLYSEEGVKDDGAKALIES
- a CDS encoding ABC transporter substrate-binding protein, with amino-acid sequence MRKGKLWSAALIMLLVLSAALAACGNDDGKEGTASGDGEKSSGKEKTLVFGRGGDSTSLDPSRVTEGETFKVTVNLFETLVNFGEQDTTIQPGLAKEWETTDDGLTYTFHLEEGVKFHDGTDFNADAVVANFERWAGGDAEKFPYYSSMFGGFEGDEEAVIESVTAQDENTVVFKLKRPQAPFLKNLAMSMFAISSPEAFAKGDDDYERNPVGTGPFKFVEWKANDSITIEKNEDYWQEGLPKLDKVVFRSIPDNAARLNALTAGEIDLADGINPSDGEKIENDSNLQLFERPSMNVGYLGLTVTRPPFDKKEVRQAMNYAIDKQTIIDSFFEGRAELAKNPMPSSISGYNDEIEEYEYNPEKAKELLKQAGLEDGFEMELWAMPVPRPYMPDGTKVAEVIQSNLADVGIKAEIVSYEWATYLDKASKGEADAFMLGWTGDNGDADNFLYVLLDEDNIGSNNYTYFKNDETHKLFLEAQTEVDEDKRNELYMKAQEILHDEAPWVPLAHSTPLLGGAADLTGFKPHPTGSDLLSNVDFK
- the nikC gene encoding nickel transporter permease codes for the protein MSELSPKIDGIAEAKIEKESGPWRDAWRSFRKSKVAVVGMAVVIFFILMALLAPFIAPQGINEQNMADRLHAPSAEYWFGTDDFGRDIFSRIMHGARISLAVGFFSVIGSVVVGSILGIIAGYYGRWVDVIISRIFDIMLAFPSILLAIAIVAVLGPSLQNALIAIATINVPNFGRLIRSKVLSIKEDEYITSAKAIGMKDARILFSHILPNSMAPVIVQGTLAVATAILEAAALGFLGLGAKAPSPEWGKMLADSRDYLQSAPWTMIFPGLAIMLTVLGFNLMGDGLRDALDPKMKS
- a CDS encoding ABC transporter permease translates to MLSYIGKRLFQLIPVLLGMTFVVFMMIRAIPGNPAQVILGQQATPEAVAALNAKLGLDQPWYIQFFSYLKGIFTGDLGESMRTRLPVADEIWPYLAATLELALFAMIVAVVIGINAGIISAWFQNSWFDYTAMILALVGVSMPIFWLGLLGQWAFAIELQWLPTTGREQVRDPVSAVTHLYLLDAMLNGRFDQLWEVFKHLILPGLALATIPMAIIARMTRSSMLEVMRSDFIRTARAKGQKMFWVVYKHALKNAIIPVLTIVGLQMGMLLGGAILTETIFAWPGIGRYIYDAINYRDYPVIQSGILVVAFFFVMINLIVDLLYGVIDPRIKYD
- a CDS encoding FUSC family protein, which translates into the protein MKLGARSLKTGIAIVFALFLAQVFHLPNPVFAGIAAIFAIQPTIYRSYKSVVERIQGNLIGGTVAVLFVLMFGHHLMIVGLAAVIVILIMLKLGLEKSIGLALVTTIAIMEIKGDGFLLYAGLRILSITIGVLAAFLVNLVFVPPKYEVKLFQSIHQVQDEIIRWIRLTSRQASDFLATKNVIENSRDQLTTIDQLYALYKEERYYLKKNQYAKARKLVIYRQMIVASNASLQVLRKLFMHESELAALPDHFKMMVQERLDALLTYHEQLHLKFVGKLKSDQLSTGLHDEYIHRQEVMDIFLKEIALSKEENEEFSTYYLLHILSSILNYEEQLEHLDSLVVSYQRRYESEANTQFEDEIY
- a CDS encoding ABC transporter ATP-binding protein; protein product: MEQKPLLKVEGLKKYFPIKKGLLGRTAGYVKAVDDISFHVNKGETLGIVGESGCGKSTTGRVLMRLLEPTEGTVEFDGRELTDLSAGDMRKVRRDIQMVFQDPYASLNPRHTIGKILEEPLIVHGISDAKERKKTVNKFLEIVGLSAYHAKRYPHQFSGGQRQRVGIARALMTNPKLIIADEPVSALDVSIQAQVLNLMQDLQKEFDLTYIFIAHDLGVVRHISDRVGVMYLGRIVEIAPSEQLYAEPLHPYTRALLSAVPIPDPDYQKEQVTIEGDIPSPANPPSGCTFHTRCPFKMDVCTKVTPQLMEQQNGHSVACHLYSEQAGTDIAWKEKEMEGSV